One window from the genome of Cryptomeria japonica chromosome 6, Sugi_1.0, whole genome shotgun sequence encodes:
- the LOC131045992 gene encoding uncharacterized protein LOC131045992, with product MLRCKMALRRMIVGEEWSSSSYAATPAGKDMADCIFDERGFWSPCDEIVKFVKPLVVLLRVADGEKPAMGYIYEGMDRAKEGIKSIYAGDESKYGPIWQIIDKRWHHQLHRPIHAAAYYLIPAFHFSPTFRADAEVLDGLYSVMDKMAPVGCTQTDLMRELQLFSNAQGETFSRPIAKESRTTMMPDNWWNFFGPTTPNLQKLAIRILSQPCSASGCERNWSMFEHIHSKRRNRLSVEKMNDLIFVHYNLRLRMRKNALADISPIILDEVDPEAEWAIETDPVAVFSDDDTDWIDQVDIEAEAVAMAEEEQRARAERGDSEADGDSDRDGDSDTDVPDVGEHGVVSRGASMAAQSSMTYLRRLRRRAGPSSEPTSGPEGADSSAP from the exons atgcttcgtTGTAAGatggccttgagacgtatgattgttggtgaggagtggtcttcctcatcctatgctgccaCCCCAGCAGGaaaagatatggcagactgcatttttgatgagcgaggcttttggagcccttgtgatgagatagtgaag tttgttaagcccttggtggttttgttgcgagttgcggatggagaaaagcccgcaatgggctacatatatgagggcatggatagggcgaaagagggcatcaaatctatctatgcaggagatgagagcaagtatggtcccatttggcagatcattgataagagatggcatcatcagcttcataggcccatccatgcagcagcctattatTTGATTCCGGCATTCCATTTTAGCCCTACTTTCAGGGCTGATGCGGAGGTCCTTGATGGGCTATACTCAGTCATGGACAAGATGGCACCTGTTGGTTGTACTCAGACAGATCTTATgcgagagctacagttgttctcaaatgcacaaggggagaccttttctcgtcctatcgccaaagaaagtaggacaactatgatgccag ataattggtggaacttttttggcccaacgacaccaaatcttcagaagttggccattcgcatcttgagccaaccatgcagtgcatctggttgtgagcgcaattggagtatgtttgagcacatacactccaagaggcgcaatagattatccgtggagaagatgaatgatcttatCTTTGTTCACTataacctccgcctgagaatgagaaagaatgcattagctgacatctctcctatcattctagatgaggttgatcctgaggCAGAGTGGGCCATTGAGACAGATCCTGTggctgtctttagtgatgatgacactgattggatcgaccaggtagatatagaggctgaggctgtagccatggcagaggaggagcagagagcacgagcagagagaggagattcagaggcagatggtGATAGTGACAGAGATGGTGacagtgacacagatgttcctgatgttggtgagcatggcgtgGTGTCACGAGGAGCGTCTATGGCTGCCCAATCATCtatgacctaccttagacgccttcgtaggCGGGCGGGGCCTTCATCGGAGCCGACgtcggggccggagggtgcagacTCCTCTGCGCCATAG